The following are from one region of the Flavimobilis soli genome:
- the pgeF gene encoding peptidoglycan editing factor PgeF gives MTDPQHGPRTIELDLGPGVRAVFTTVHGGVSSPPWASLNLGMACGDDQGAVVENRRRVGAAVGAPVAFATQVHGADVVDVAGADAVRELPGTVGEADGLVTSATDVALGVLVADCVPVLLADPEARVVAVAHAGRRGVESEVVLRTLDAMVARGADPARVRAAVGPCACGDCYEVPEDMRADVAARVPATWSTTSWGTPALDLAAGVEQQLDRAGVASVTRVARCTIEDDDLFSYRRAGRTGDPTTGRFAGVVRITVPGR, from the coding sequence GTGACCGACCCGCAGCACGGGCCCCGGACGATCGAGCTCGACCTCGGTCCCGGGGTCCGTGCCGTCTTCACGACCGTCCACGGCGGTGTCTCGTCACCGCCGTGGGCGAGTCTCAACCTCGGCATGGCGTGCGGCGACGACCAGGGCGCCGTCGTCGAGAACCGGCGCCGCGTCGGCGCGGCGGTCGGCGCGCCCGTCGCGTTCGCGACGCAGGTCCACGGCGCCGACGTCGTCGACGTCGCGGGAGCGGACGCGGTGCGCGAGCTGCCCGGCACCGTCGGCGAGGCTGACGGCCTCGTCACGAGCGCGACCGACGTCGCGCTCGGGGTGCTCGTCGCGGACTGCGTCCCCGTCCTCCTCGCCGACCCCGAGGCCCGCGTCGTCGCGGTCGCCCACGCAGGGCGCCGGGGCGTCGAGAGCGAGGTCGTGCTGCGCACGCTCGACGCGATGGTCGCGCGCGGCGCGGACCCGGCACGCGTGCGTGCCGCCGTCGGGCCGTGCGCGTGCGGTGACTGCTACGAGGTCCCCGAGGACATGCGGGCGGACGTCGCAGCTCGGGTCCCCGCGACCTGGTCGACGACGTCGTGGGGGACACCCGCGCTCGACCTCGCCGCAGGGGTCGAGCAGCAGCTCGACCGAGCAGGTGTCGCCTCCGTCACGCGCGTCGCCCGCTGCACGATCGAGGACGACGACCTCTTCTCCTACCGTCGCGCCGGACGCACCGGCGACCCGACCACCGGACGCTTCGCCGGCGTCGTCCGGATCACGGTGCCGGGGCGCTGA
- a CDS encoding TraR/DksA family transcriptional regulator, with amino-acid sequence MSIQDEERTPSLAERFPRLTKDVKTFQVREGEEPWTLKEAKAVASELIAEVERLEVELANADAELSELLRNSGDGAGDDQADSGSSALEREQELTFVNNTRDLLQQNTHAIQRIAAGTYGTCESCGGPIGKARLQAFPRATLCVTCKQREERR; translated from the coding sequence ATGTCGATCCAGGACGAAGAACGAACCCCCAGCCTTGCGGAGCGCTTCCCGCGCCTCACCAAGGACGTCAAGACGTTCCAGGTCCGCGAGGGCGAGGAGCCGTGGACGCTCAAGGAGGCCAAGGCCGTCGCGAGCGAGCTCATCGCCGAGGTCGAGCGCCTCGAGGTCGAGCTGGCGAACGCGGACGCAGAGCTCTCGGAGCTGCTGCGCAACTCGGGTGACGGCGCAGGGGACGACCAGGCGGACTCTGGTTCGAGCGCGCTCGAGCGTGAGCAGGAGCTCACGTTCGTCAACAACACCCGCGACCTGCTCCAGCAGAACACGCACGCGATCCAGCGGATCGCGGCCGGCACCTACGGCACGTGCGAGTCGTGCGGCGGCCCCATCGGCAAGGCACGTCTCCAGGCCTTCCCGCGCGCCACGCTGTGCGTGACCTGCAAGCAGCGCGAGGAACGACGCTGA
- a CDS encoding GNAT family N-acetyltransferase: MASADLSGSGVMVEVVATQAQLEECYAIRFEVFVEEQQVPAEEELDDLDTAETTTHVLARDSHGRAVGTARLLTDPAHPGVVHVGRVAVRAVARGLHVGVALMEALHEIALDTCAVDGVVRCELSAQRQAFGFYERLGYTVVGDFYLDAGIEHKDAWIDLRRP; the protein is encoded by the coding sequence ATGGCTTCCGCTGACCTCTCCGGCTCGGGCGTGATGGTCGAGGTCGTCGCGACGCAGGCGCAGCTCGAGGAGTGCTACGCGATCCGCTTCGAGGTGTTCGTCGAGGAGCAGCAGGTGCCTGCCGAGGAGGAGCTCGACGACCTCGACACGGCGGAGACGACGACACACGTCCTCGCCCGGGACTCGCACGGGCGTGCCGTCGGCACGGCACGCCTGCTGACCGACCCGGCGCACCCGGGCGTCGTGCACGTCGGCCGGGTCGCCGTGCGCGCGGTCGCGCGCGGGCTGCACGTCGGCGTCGCGCTCATGGAGGCCCTCCACGAGATCGCGCTCGACACGTGCGCCGTCGACGGCGTGGTGCGCTGCGAGCTGAGCGCGCAGCGACAGGCGTTCGGCTTCTACGAGCGCCTCGGGTACACCGTCGTGGGCGACTTCTACCTCGACGCTGGGATCGAGCACAAGGACGCCTGGATCGATCTGCGGCGGCCCTGA
- a CDS encoding cell division protein FtsQ/DivIB, whose translation MRVPTVSTGFAARLAEKAAARRHLLLRRALWVVAGLVVVGAGVWGVFFSPAFALDEDQVVVEGLGTVIAPGAVEEVVAVQAGTPLTRLDTVRLRARILEVPGVRDATIERDWPRGLSVRLVSREPVAAVPEGKGYVLLDDEGVQVGLSTKVPDGLPEITFPLDQDSRRTLASALILLNALPPKIAQDVRTISATSPDDVQMEMRGGATVVWGSSAEAALKVRVLEVLRKAKASKGSKVFDVSAPNAPITR comes from the coding sequence GTGCGAGTGCCGACGGTCTCGACGGGGTTCGCGGCGCGCCTCGCCGAGAAGGCGGCCGCTCGTCGGCACCTGCTGCTGCGCCGCGCGTTGTGGGTCGTCGCCGGCCTGGTCGTGGTGGGTGCTGGCGTGTGGGGCGTGTTCTTCTCGCCTGCGTTCGCTCTCGACGAGGACCAGGTCGTCGTCGAGGGCCTGGGTACGGTCATCGCGCCTGGGGCGGTCGAGGAGGTCGTCGCGGTCCAGGCGGGCACGCCGCTCACGCGGCTGGACACGGTGCGGTTGCGCGCCCGGATCCTCGAGGTGCCGGGCGTGCGTGACGCGACGATCGAGCGGGACTGGCCCCGCGGGCTGAGCGTCCGGCTCGTCTCGCGCGAGCCCGTCGCGGCGGTGCCCGAGGGTAAGGGATACGTCCTGCTCGACGACGAGGGCGTCCAGGTCGGTCTGTCGACCAAGGTCCCGGACGGTCTGCCGGAGATCACGTTCCCGCTCGACCAGGACAGCCGGCGCACGCTCGCGAGCGCGCTCATCCTGCTCAACGCGCTGCCGCCGAAGATCGCGCAGGACGTGCGGACGATCTCGGCGACGAGCCCGGACGACGTCCAGATGGAGATGCGCGGCGGCGCGACGGTCGTGTGGGGGAGCTCCGCGGAGGCGGCCCTGAAGGTCCGCGTGCTCGAGGTGCTGCGCAAGGCGAAGGCGTCGAAGGGGTCGAAGGTGTTCGACGTCTCGGCGCCGAACGCGCCCATCACCCGCTGA
- a CDS encoding YggT family protein, translating into MQQLFGVLATLCFVYFIVLLGRIVVDLVRVVARDWRPHGFGLVVIEGVYLVTDPPLRLLRRLIPPLRLGRVQLDLAFLILMLATSVLVNIFGSLAS; encoded by the coding sequence GTGCAGCAGCTGTTCGGCGTCCTGGCCACGCTGTGCTTCGTGTACTTCATCGTGCTCCTGGGACGCATCGTCGTCGACCTCGTGCGCGTCGTCGCGCGTGACTGGCGACCGCACGGGTTCGGGCTCGTCGTGATCGAGGGCGTGTACCTCGTGACCGACCCGCCGCTGCGCTTGCTGCGGCGCCTGATCCCGCCCCTGCGCCTCGGGCGCGTCCAGCTCGACCTGGCCTTCCTGATCCTGATGCTCGCCACCTCCGTCCTGGTGAACATCTTCGGGAGCCTCGCGAGCTGA
- a CDS encoding cell division protein SepF — MAGALRKTMLYLGLADDRGDQEYADAYVDEYAEEYVEEEAPAMSQDFPAQVTPINRAAAQRPQAPAAADLRRITTVHPRSYNDARVIGEAFRSGTPVIINLTDMDDADAKRLVDFSAGLIFGLRGAIERVTNKVFLLSPENVEITGEEHVASGDNRSHAGFFNQS; from the coding sequence ATGGCCGGAGCGCTTCGCAAGACGATGCTGTACCTGGGCCTCGCGGACGACCGTGGGGACCAGGAGTATGCCGACGCATACGTGGACGAGTACGCCGAGGAGTACGTCGAAGAGGAGGCTCCCGCGATGTCCCAGGACTTCCCTGCCCAGGTGACCCCCATCAACCGCGCCGCCGCGCAGCGCCCCCAGGCGCCTGCGGCCGCCGACCTGCGCCGCATCACGACCGTGCACCCTCGGTCGTACAACGACGCGCGCGTCATCGGTGAGGCGTTCCGCTCGGGCACGCCCGTCATCATCAACCTCACCGACATGGACGATGCGGACGCCAAGCGTCTCGTCGACTTCTCGGCCGGCCTGATCTTCGGCCTCCGCGGTGCGATCGAGCGCGTCACCAACAAGGTGTTCCTGCTCTCGCCCGAGAACGTCGAGATCACCGGCGAGGAGCACGTGGCGTCGGGCGACAACCGCTCGCACGCCGGCTTCTTCAACCAGAGCTGA
- the murC gene encoding UDP-N-acetylmuramate--L-alanine ligase → MAGSPMSRFADDVPAVADLGTVHLVGVGGAGMSVVARLLRSRGVDVQGSDARGGAVLDALEADGVRVWVGHDAAHVAGASTVVVSSAVRESNPELAAARAAGLRVLHRSQALAALMEGNRAVAVAGAHGKTTTSAMIAVLLEGAGLAPSFAIGGSVRTADGALPGGHLGSGDVLVAEADESDRSFLNYRPTIAVVTNVEPDHLDNYGTTEAFERAFVEFAARVRPGGHLVACVDDAGARRIVEGHRAVGGQVVTYGTSPDADVRVEGYTPSGDGSTATLHVAGVGGATGSAPVALRVPGEHNMLDAAGAVATALLLGVPLGAAVEAVGAFVGTGRRFEDRGSAGGVRVVDDYAHHPTEVAALLTGARPAAGEGRVLALFQPHLFSRTKAFAAEFAAALDLADEAVVTGVYAAREDDDPDVTGELITSRSVRGARYVADKVEAARTVARLARPGDLVLTIGAGDVTELAPVVLDELARSSE, encoded by the coding sequence ATGGCTGGGTCGCCGATGTCGCGGTTCGCGGACGACGTCCCGGCCGTCGCTGACCTCGGGACGGTCCACCTCGTGGGTGTCGGCGGGGCCGGCATGTCCGTCGTGGCGCGCCTGCTGCGCTCCCGCGGCGTCGACGTGCAGGGCTCGGACGCGCGCGGAGGTGCGGTCCTCGACGCCCTCGAGGCCGACGGCGTGCGCGTGTGGGTCGGGCACGACGCCGCGCACGTCGCGGGAGCGAGCACGGTGGTCGTGTCGAGCGCCGTGCGCGAGTCCAACCCGGAGCTCGCGGCTGCGCGGGCCGCGGGGCTGCGCGTGCTGCACCGCTCGCAGGCGCTCGCGGCGCTCATGGAGGGCAACCGGGCGGTCGCCGTCGCGGGCGCGCACGGGAAGACGACGACGTCCGCGATGATCGCCGTGCTGCTCGAGGGGGCTGGCCTCGCGCCGTCGTTCGCGATCGGCGGCTCGGTGCGCACCGCGGACGGCGCGCTCCCGGGCGGCCATCTCGGGTCGGGCGACGTGCTCGTCGCCGAGGCGGACGAGTCGGACCGCTCCTTCCTCAACTACCGACCGACGATCGCGGTCGTCACGAACGTCGAGCCGGACCACCTCGACAACTACGGCACGACCGAGGCGTTCGAGCGGGCGTTCGTCGAGTTCGCAGCACGCGTGCGGCCGGGCGGCCACCTCGTGGCGTGCGTCGACGACGCCGGTGCACGCCGGATCGTCGAGGGCCACCGTGCGGTCGGCGGCCAGGTCGTGACGTACGGCACGTCGCCGGACGCCGACGTGCGCGTCGAGGGCTACACGCCGTCGGGCGACGGCTCGACGGCGACGCTCCACGTCGCGGGCGTCGGGGGAGCGACGGGCAGCGCCCCGGTCGCCCTGCGGGTCCCTGGCGAGCACAACATGCTCGACGCCGCGGGCGCGGTCGCGACGGCGCTCCTGCTCGGCGTCCCGTTGGGGGCTGCGGTCGAGGCCGTCGGCGCGTTCGTCGGTACGGGCCGTCGCTTCGAGGACCGCGGCTCGGCGGGCGGGGTGCGCGTCGTCGACGACTACGCGCACCACCCGACCGAGGTCGCGGCGCTCCTCACCGGTGCGCGCCCCGCGGCAGGGGAGGGGCGCGTGCTCGCGCTGTTCCAGCCGCACCTGTTCTCCCGGACCAAGGCGTTCGCCGCCGAGTTCGCGGCGGCGCTCGACCTCGCCGACGAGGCGGTCGTGACGGGTGTCTACGCCGCGCGCGAGGACGACGACCCGGACGTGACGGGCGAGCTCATCACGTCGCGCAGCGTCCGCGGCGCCCGGTACGTCGCGGACAAGGTCGAGGCCGCCCGGACGGTCGCGCGGCTCGCACGTCCCGGCGACCTCGTGCTGACGATCGGCGCGGGTGACGTCACCGAGCTCGCGCCCGTCGTCCTCGACGAGCTGGCGAGGTCGTCGGAGTGA
- the murG gene encoding undecaprenyldiphospho-muramoylpentapeptide beta-N-acetylglucosaminyltransferase: MLAVADELRSRHPEARLTVLGTQEGLESTLVPARGYPMAVVPRVPLPRRPGADLLSVPRRLRAAVAAASRAITENEAQVVVGFGGYVSTPAYLAARRLGVPVVIHEQNARPGLANKLGARWARSVAVTFPGTPLRGGIITGLPLRREIADLVRAREENAAKVRREAAAVLGIDPDRRTLLVTGGSLGAQSLNDAMTRALDDVAASDAQVLHLTGNGKSEALTDALEQRPALAGRYHVREYLEDMHLALAACDVVLCRSGAGTVAELTALGLPAVYVPLPIGNGEQRLNALPAVHAGGGLLVDDAEVTPDWVSTQLLTLLADEERVAQMAEAAARVGRVGAAADVADLVERAAGEA; encoded by the coding sequence ATGCTCGCGGTCGCGGACGAGCTGCGGTCGCGGCACCCCGAGGCGCGGTTGACGGTCCTCGGGACCCAGGAGGGTCTCGAGTCGACGCTCGTCCCGGCGCGAGGCTACCCGATGGCGGTCGTGCCGCGCGTGCCGCTGCCGCGTCGCCCCGGGGCGGATCTCCTCTCGGTGCCGCGGCGTCTGCGTGCGGCCGTTGCCGCAGCGTCGCGTGCGATCACGGAGAACGAGGCGCAGGTCGTCGTCGGCTTCGGCGGCTACGTGTCGACGCCCGCGTACCTCGCCGCGCGCCGCCTCGGCGTCCCCGTCGTCATCCACGAGCAGAACGCTCGTCCTGGGCTCGCGAACAAGCTCGGCGCCCGGTGGGCGCGCTCTGTGGCCGTGACCTTCCCGGGCACGCCCCTGCGCGGCGGCATCATCACGGGCCTCCCGCTGCGGCGCGAGATCGCCGACCTCGTCCGCGCCCGCGAGGAGAACGCTGCGAAGGTCCGACGCGAGGCCGCGGCGGTCCTGGGCATCGACCCCGACCGCAGGACTCTCCTCGTCACGGGCGGCTCGCTCGGCGCGCAGAGCCTCAACGACGCGATGACGCGCGCGCTCGACGACGTCGCCGCGTCCGACGCGCAGGTGCTCCACCTCACCGGCAACGGCAAGTCCGAGGCCCTCACGGACGCGCTCGAGCAGCGTCCCGCGCTCGCCGGCCGGTACCACGTGCGTGAGTACCTCGAAGACATGCACCTCGCGCTCGCGGCGTGCGACGTCGTGCTGTGCCGCTCGGGCGCGGGCACGGTCGCCGAGCTCACGGCGCTCGGGCTCCCCGCCGTGTACGTGCCGCTGCCGATCGGCAACGGTGAGCAGCGGCTCAACGCGCTGCCTGCGGTGCACGCGGGCGGCGGCCTCCTCGTGGACGACGCTGAGGTGACCCCCGACTGGGTGAGCACGCAGCTGCTCACCCTGCTCGCCGACGAGGAGCGGGTCGCGCAGATGGCCGAGGCCGCGGCGCGCGTCGGCCGCGTGGGCGCGGCGGCGGACGTCGCGGACCTGGTCGAGCGCGCGGCGGGTGAGGCGTGA
- the ftsZ gene encoding cell division protein FtsZ, giving the protein MATPQNYLAVIKVVGIGGGGVNAVNRMIEVGLKGVEFIAINTDAQALLMSDADVKLDVGRELTRGLGAGADPEVGKKAAEDHTEEIEDVLRGADMVFVTAGEGGGTGTGGAPVVARIARSLGALTVGVVTRPFTFEGRRRSNQADAGIDALRNEVDTLIVIPNDRLLSMSDRNVSALDAFHQADQVLLSGVQGITDLITTPGLINLDFADVKSVMQGAGSALMGIGSARGDDRAVQAAELAISSPLLEASIDGAHGVLLSIQGGSDLGLFEINEAARLVHEAAHPEANIIFGAVIDDALGDEVRVTVIAAGFDGGAPQVRKDGRGLGQVESAAPAPAIERPATRRQEPAATTGMHAQARPVVPVEEGERYQPVVPATDPYASSAQETAEPTPNVYQPVQPTPATGQLEVPRIFDEEPPRRRTDDLDIPDFLK; this is encoded by the coding sequence GTGGCAACACCGCAGAACTACCTGGCCGTCATCAAGGTGGTGGGCATCGGCGGCGGTGGCGTGAACGCCGTCAACCGCATGATCGAGGTGGGGCTCAAGGGAGTCGAGTTCATCGCGATCAACACCGATGCTCAGGCGCTGCTGATGTCCGACGCCGACGTCAAGCTCGACGTCGGTCGTGAGCTCACGCGCGGGCTCGGCGCTGGCGCCGACCCCGAGGTCGGGAAGAAGGCAGCCGAGGACCACACCGAGGAGATCGAGGACGTCCTGCGGGGCGCCGACATGGTCTTCGTCACCGCGGGCGAGGGTGGTGGCACCGGCACGGGTGGTGCGCCCGTCGTCGCGCGCATCGCCCGCTCGCTCGGCGCCCTGACCGTCGGCGTCGTCACGCGCCCGTTCACGTTCGAGGGTCGCCGCCGCTCCAACCAGGCCGACGCGGGCATCGACGCGCTGCGCAACGAGGTCGACACCCTCATCGTCATCCCGAACGACCGCCTGCTGTCGATGTCCGACCGCAACGTCTCGGCGCTCGACGCGTTCCACCAGGCCGACCAGGTGCTCCTCTCGGGTGTCCAGGGCATCACCGACCTCATCACGACGCCGGGCCTGATCAACCTCGACTTCGCCGACGTGAAGTCGGTCATGCAGGGCGCCGGCTCGGCCCTCATGGGCATCGGCTCGGCCCGTGGCGACGACCGCGCGGTCCAGGCCGCCGAGCTCGCGATCTCGTCGCCGCTGCTCGAGGCGAGCATCGACGGCGCGCACGGCGTGCTGCTCTCGATCCAGGGCGGCTCCGACCTCGGCCTCTTCGAGATCAACGAGGCCGCGCGCCTCGTCCACGAGGCCGCCCACCCCGAGGCGAACATCATCTTCGGTGCGGTCATCGACGACGCGCTCGGCGACGAGGTCCGCGTGACCGTCATCGCCGCCGGGTTCGACGGCGGCGCCCCGCAGGTGCGCAAGGACGGCCGCGGCCTCGGCCAGGTCGAGAGCGCCGCACCGGCGCCCGCGATCGAGCGCCCTGCGACGCGTCGCCAGGAGCCGGCCGCGACGACCGGCATGCACGCCCAGGCCCGCCCGGTGGTCCCGGTCGAGGAGGGCGAGCGCTACCAGCCCGTCGTCCCTGCGACCGACCCGTACGCGTCCTCCGCGCAGGAGACGGCCGAGCCGACGCCGAACGTCTACCAGCCGGTGCAGCCGACGCCCGCCACGGGCCAGCTCGAGGTTCCCCGGATCTTCGACGAGGAGCCGCCGCGCCGACGCACGGACGACCTCGACATCCCGGACTTCCTCAAGTAG
- a CDS encoding RluA family pseudouridine synthase, which translates to MTSRSLPVPDGLEGERVDAALARLLGLSRTRAAELAADGAVSVDGRTVGKSDRLVAGSWLEVELPDPAAAVEPEPEPVPGMVVRYEDDDLVVVDKPVGVAAHPSPGWTGPTVVGALAAAGYRISTSGAAERQGIVHRLDAGTSGLMVVAKSEIAYTALKRAFKERTVEKVYHALVQGHPEPTTGTIDAPIGRHPSSDWKFAVVADGKHSVTHYEVLEMFPAASLVEVHLETGRTHQIRVHFSALRHPCVGDLTYGADPRLAERTGLTRQWLHAMRLGFDHPVTGQPVLCTSEYPSDLAHALEVVSDGFR; encoded by the coding sequence ATGACCTCGCGTTCTCTTCCCGTCCCGGACGGGCTCGAGGGCGAGCGCGTCGACGCCGCTCTCGCCCGCCTCCTCGGGCTGTCCCGCACGCGTGCCGCGGAGCTCGCGGCCGACGGCGCCGTGAGCGTCGACGGTCGCACCGTCGGCAAGTCCGACCGCCTCGTCGCGGGGTCGTGGCTCGAGGTCGAGCTGCCCGACCCGGCCGCCGCCGTCGAGCCTGAGCCTGAGCCTGTGCCCGGGATGGTCGTGCGGTACGAGGACGACGACCTCGTCGTCGTCGACAAGCCCGTCGGCGTCGCGGCGCACCCGTCGCCCGGCTGGACCGGGCCGACCGTCGTCGGGGCCCTCGCCGCTGCCGGCTACCGGATCTCGACGTCCGGCGCGGCCGAGCGCCAGGGGATCGTGCACCGTCTCGACGCGGGCACGAGCGGCCTCATGGTCGTCGCGAAGAGCGAGATCGCATACACGGCGCTCAAGCGCGCGTTCAAGGAGCGCACGGTCGAGAAGGTCTACCACGCGCTCGTCCAGGGCCACCCCGAGCCGACGACGGGCACGATCGACGCGCCGATCGGCCGGCACCCGTCGTCCGACTGGAAGTTCGCGGTCGTCGCTGACGGCAAGCACTCGGTGACGCACTACGAGGTCCTCGAGATGTTCCCCGCGGCGAGCCTCGTCGAGGTGCACCTCGAGACGGGCCGCACCCACCAGATCCGCGTGCACTTCTCGGCGTTGCGCCACCCCTGCGTCGGTGACTTGACGTACGGCGCCGACCCGCGCCTCGCCGAGCGCACGGGCCTGACCAGGCAGTGGCTCCACGCGATGCGGCTCGGCTTCGACCACCCCGTGACGGGCCAGCCCGTCCTGTGCACGTCCGAGTACCCCTCGGACCTCGCTCACGCGCTCGAGGTGGTGTCGGATGGCTTCCGCTGA
- the lspA gene encoding signal peptidase II produces MAASAPAATRAPRLTALMFGLAAGVAIVDQLTKQLALSTLELGASTTWFLGELLGWKLLFNPGAALSMGTGFTWVLTLLTVTVVVVIATRARRITSRAWAVSLALVLGGAVGNLIDRLFRAPGFPEGHVVDFINYAGFFVGNVADIAIVAAAGLLIMLSFRGTPMTADAPASSGGAEPSADAADLAAEPAVSTDADEGPQEADAAAAGEPEQR; encoded by the coding sequence GTGGCGGCCAGCGCGCCCGCCGCCACCAGGGCGCCGCGCCTCACCGCGCTCATGTTCGGCCTCGCGGCCGGCGTCGCGATCGTCGACCAGCTGACGAAGCAGCTCGCGCTGAGCACCCTCGAGCTCGGGGCCTCCACGACGTGGTTCCTCGGTGAGCTGCTCGGCTGGAAGTTGCTGTTCAACCCGGGGGCCGCGCTCTCGATGGGGACCGGCTTCACGTGGGTCCTGACGCTGCTGACAGTGACTGTCGTCGTCGTCATCGCGACGCGGGCCCGGCGGATCACGTCGCGCGCCTGGGCGGTCTCGCTCGCGCTCGTCCTCGGTGGCGCGGTCGGCAACCTGATCGACCGGCTGTTCCGGGCGCCCGGCTTCCCCGAGGGGCACGTCGTCGACTTCATCAACTACGCGGGCTTCTTCGTCGGCAACGTCGCGGACATCGCGATCGTCGCCGCCGCCGGGCTGCTCATCATGCTGTCGTTCCGGGGCACCCCGATGACCGCTGACGCGCCCGCCTCGAGCGGCGGCGCGGAGCCGAGCGCCGACGCTGCGGACCTGGCGGCGGAACCGGCCGTGTCGACCGACGCCGACGAGGGTCCCCAGGAGGCGGACGCCGCAGCGGCCGGCGAGCCGGAGCAACGATGA
- a CDS encoding DivIVA domain-containing protein codes for MALLTADDILNKKFTATKFREGYDVVEVDDFLDEVLNTLRALQGENDDLKAKLAAAERRVAELTRENAAAAQAASAPSPATTAEPVREAVPEPAPAPVPAPAPAPVSRASEPESATGMLQLAQKLHDDYVRSGQEEGERLVSEARAEGERIVREAQETSARTLGQLEQERSLLERKIDELRQFERDYRTRLQSYLESLLGDLNARGSSIPPSNKVNGPGL; via the coding sequence ATGGCACTGCTCACTGCAGACGACATCCTCAACAAGAAGTTCACGGCGACGAAGTTCCGCGAGGGCTACGACGTCGTCGAGGTCGACGACTTCCTCGACGAGGTGCTCAACACGCTGCGGGCGCTCCAGGGCGAGAACGACGACCTCAAGGCCAAGCTGGCCGCGGCCGAGCGTCGCGTCGCCGAGCTGACCCGCGAGAACGCGGCAGCGGCCCAGGCGGCCTCCGCACCGTCGCCCGCCACGACCGCGGAGCCCGTCCGCGAGGCCGTGCCGGAGCCCGCTCCGGCCCCCGTCCCCGCGCCCGCCCCGGCCCCCGTGTCCCGGGCGAGCGAGCCCGAGTCGGCCACCGGCATGCTCCAGCTCGCGCAGAAGCTGCACGACGACTACGTCCGCTCCGGCCAGGAGGAGGGCGAGCGTCTCGTCAGCGAGGCACGTGCCGAGGGCGAGCGCATCGTCCGCGAGGCGCAGGAGACCTCCGCACGTACGCTCGGCCAGCTCGAGCAGGAGCGTTCGCTCCTGGAGCGCAAGATCGACGAGCTCCGCCAGTTCGAGCGGGACTACCGCACCCGCCTCCAGAGCTACCTCGAGTCGCTGCTCGGCGACCTCAACGCGCGCGGGTCCTCGATCCCGCCGTCGAACAAGGTCAACGGCCCCGGCCTCTGA